The DNA sequence GGCGGCTCGCCTTGAAGTACAGCCTGTTCATCGTTACATGCTCCTTTATCAAGATCAGAAATCACGGGCAACGGCGATTAAACAACTGATAAGCCAGCCACAACGGCAATGCCACCCATAGCCCCAGGCACAACCACAGCCAAGGCCCCGACACCGGTAGGTCGCTGCCCAGCGTCAGCACTGCGGCACCGTTGGATGCGGAGTCGAACCCCGACAAATTGATCAGCCGATACACATCCGTCGGGTTGAACAGCAGCAGCCACGGCAACAGGTCCGGGCTGAACCGGCCCTCGCTGAGCACCAGCAGCGCCAGCAACACCAGGTCGAACACCAGCACGAAGAAAAACCACACCCCCAGCGCCAGCCCGGCAGCGGTGGATTTTTCCGCCGAAAGAGCACTCAGCACATAGGCCAGCCCGAGAAAGCCCCAGCCGAGCAAGGTGGTCGACAACATGAAGCGACCGAAGGCCCAGAGCAGCAGGCTCAGTTCGATGTCGTCCACCAGCAGGCCGATGGCAAGCATCGCGCAACCAAAACCAATCACCGTCGCCAACGTCAGGATCAAGCCGTGGCCGACGAACTTGCCCAGCAGCAACTGGCCGCGTCCCAACGGATAAGTCAGCAACAACAGCAAGGTGCCGCTCTCGTCTTCGCCGACAATCGCGTCGTAGGCCAGCAGCAAGGCGATCAAGGGCATCAGGAACGTCGCCAGGCTGGCCAGGCTCGCCACCGTCGCCGGCACCGAGGTGAAACCCAGTTGGCCGGAGGCCGCCGCGCCAAGCCAGGCGATGCCGATGGCCAGCACCGCGAACAGCAGACTGATCGCCAACAGCCAACGGTTGCGCAGGCCATCGCTGAATTCTTTGCGGGCCATGTTCCAGACCGGGTTCATTGCCTGGCCTCCTCGGCCGCCGCGCGGACCATGTAATGCCGGTACAGATCCTCCAGGGACGGCGGCTTGATCTCCACGTCCGTGGGGTTGTCTTGCGCCAGCAACTGGCGCAACAAAACGAGCTTGCTGCCGTCCGGTGCTGACACCTGCAAACCTTCGGCGCCCCAGCCCTGGGTGACATGCCCTTCGCTGCGCCAGCGTTGCAGCAGCTGCGCAGAGCGGGTCAGCCCCGAGGCGCGGATCAGGGTCGGCAACCCCGCGTCCTCGCGCAACCGAGCCAGGCTGCCCAAGGCCAATAGGCGGCCCTGGGTCAGGATCGCGGCGCGGTTGATGTGCGCCTCGACGCCTGGCAGGACGTGGGAGCAGAGAATGATGCTGGTGCCCTGCCAGCGCAGACGGTCGAGCAGTTGATAGAGGTCTTGGGTGGCAATGGGGTCCAGGCCAACGGTCGGTTCATCCAGCAGCAACAAACGCGGCCGGCCCAGCAAGGCCTGGGCCAGGCCGAGGCGTTGGCGCATGCCCTTGGAGTAGGTGCGTACCCGGCGCCGGGCGGCGTCCGTCAGCCCCACTTCCTCCAGCAAACGCTCAACCTGTTCCGGCGCCGCGCCTTTGAGCCGGGCGAAATGGCGCAAGGTTTCCAGCCCGCTCAATTGCGGGTAGAACATGACGTTCTCCGGCAGATAACCGAGCAATTGCCGCACGTCCGGGTCGCTGGGCTCGCGACCGAAGACCCGCACCTGCCCTTCGCTGGCCCGCAGTAAACCGAGGATCAACTTCATAGTGGTGGTCTTGCCCGCACCGTTGTGCCCGAACAGGCCGAGCACTTCGCCCTGGGCCAGATTCAGGTTCAGTCCGCGCAGCACGGCAACATCGCCATAGTGTTGGCTGACGCCTTCGATCTCGACGACGTTCAAGACGCGTCCTCCTGAGCACTGTTGCGTGATGGAGGATGGACCGGTGTTTCCATCAACGGATGGCTGTCCATCACCCCAGGGGATTTCATCACCGGGAACGCCCGCTGCACCCAACGCAGCAGCTCGATACCCGGACTGTTCATCAGCAGCCGTACCTGCGGGTACAGCCATAGCAGGCGATCGACGTTGTCATTGGGCTCATAGGCCACATCCCCCGCCCCGTCGCCGTTGCGATCCCAGCCCAGGTAATCACTCCAGTAATTGCCGCGCCCGTCCGCCGACCACTCCTGCAACCGCGTGGCCACGTATTTGACCTGGCGCTGGTTATGGACGAAGGCGTTGCCGGCGATGCGGTTGTCCTCCGAGCCAGCCGTAAGGTGGATGCCCACGGCGCTGCGCTCGAAATGATTGCCTTCGATGCGGTTGAACAACGAGTTGTAAATGAACAGGGCCTTGCCCTCGGCGCCGGTGATCATGGTGTCGCCGGTCGACCCGTCGCGTACGTCAGTGACGAAGTTGTCGCGCAGGGTGGAATAGGTGATGTAGTTCATCAGGATCCCGTAGTTCTGATCCTGTTCGGAGCGGTTGCCGATCACCGTCAGCTGGCGACTTTGCATCAAGGCATAGCCGGTGCGGGTACGCCGGGTGACGTTGTCCAGCAGGCGGTTATCATTGGCGAACATGTAATGCACGCCGTAGCGCAAGTCCTCCAGGACATTGCCCTGGAGCAGGTTGCCGCTGGAGGTGTCGATGTAAATGCCATCGCGGGTTTCGCGCACCTGATTGCCGATGACCCGGGCACCGTGCACTGCATAGAGATGGATGCCGTTGCCACGGTCCTGGGAGCGCAGGCTGGGGTCGCCCTGGATGCGATTGTCGATCAGGCTGACGTCGCGGGTGCCATCGACCCAGATGCCGAAGCCCTGGCCCTGCATCCGGTTGGCGCGAACCACCGCTCCCTGGGCGGCGGGCTGAATGAATACGGCCGCATTCATGGCCGTCAGGTCATGCCCCCAGTCCAGGAACGTGCAACCCTGGACCTGGACATTCGGGGCGCGGATGATCAACCCATTGCCCTCGCCCTGCCCCTGGAATACCGCATCCGGCGCACAGGTGAGGGTCATCGGCTGATCAATGCTGAACGAGCCCGGGTATTGCCCCGCAGGTAGGCGCCATTGCTGTTCGCCCTCGGCCTGCAAAGGCAGATTCGTGATCGGCTGCGGCGCGCCGAACGCGCCGCCCGACAGTAGACAAAGCACCAGCGCAATGACCGGTCGACGAGCGTGGCCCGCGGGTTGCTGCGTATTCCCGGTCATTGAACCAACCTCCTTGATGAGCGGACTCAGGCCCTTTCAACCAACATGCGACCGACCATTTCCATGTGCAGCGCATGGCAGAACCAGCTGCAGTAGTACCAATGCAAGCCAGCCTTGTCGGCGGTGAAGGTGATGGATGAGGTCTGTTGCGGGCTGATCTCCATGCTCGCGCCGTGATTGGTCATGACAAAACCATGGGTGACGTCCTCGATCTGGTCGATGTTGGTGATCGTCACCGTGACCTCGTTGCCTTGCTTGACGGTGAACTCCGTCAGGCCATAGGCCGGCGCCATCGACGTCATGTACACCCGGACCTTGTTGCCGTCGCGAATGACCTTGTTGTCGGTTTCCAGGTTGATGCCGTCTTTCTTGGCCAACGCCACGGTGCCGGCGAAGAACGGATCGTTGCGGCTCCAGATTTTCTGGGTCTTGATCTGATCGCGCCGGGCGAGGATGCAGTCGTGGGGTTCGGCGAATGCCGGGCCGTCGTGTACCAGCTTCATTTCTTCGCCGGAAATGTCGATCAGTTGATCGTTCTCCGGGTGCAGCGGCCCCGTGGGCAGGAAGCGGTCCTTGGAGAACTTGCACAGCACCACCAGCCATTTGCCGTCGGCCTCGCTGGTCTCGGTCAGGGACGCGTGGTTGTGGCCAGGTTGATACTGCACATCGAGTTTCTGCTTGATGTAGTTGACCTTCTCACCCTTGTAGGCGCGGATGGCCTCTTCCATGTTCCACTTCACCACCTGGCTGTCGATGAACAAGGTGGTGTAGGCGTTGCCGCGCCCGTCGAAGGTGGTGTGCAGCGGCCCCAGACCCAGTTCCGGCTCGGCGACGATCACTTCGCGCGGGTCTTTGAAGCGATCGGCGAACAGGTCATCCAGGCGGTCGATGGCGATCATCGAGACGGTCGGCGACAGCTTGCCGTTGGCGATGAAATATTTGCCGTCGGACGAGGTATTGAGCCCATGGGGATTCTTCGGCACAGGGATGTAGCGGGTAAATTCGGAATCCTTGCCATCGGTTTTGCGACCATCGACCACCGGCACCTTGGAGCCGTCCAGGGTGATGAATTTACCGGCCTTGATCGCCGCTTCGATGCGCGGGATGTTGTACACCACTACCCAGTCGCGCTCGTTGCGCATCATGCCGCCGAGGTCGTAGGCCTTCTCGGAGTTGTAGCAGGTGCTCGCGGCATACTTGCCGGTGTAGTCGGCGTCGGTGTTGTCCAGGTTGCCGTCGACGATCACCTGGAAGGCCATCTCCATTTTCTCGGCATCGATGGCGTTGAACATGGTGAAGCTGTTCTTGTCTTGCAGGTCGAAGGTATGGCCGTCGTTAGGGTGCGGGATCACGAACTCGCCGTTGGCGAACACGTACTTGGTGTATGGCACCTTTTGCAGGCGCAGGCCATGGATGGCTTGCACGTTGGGCACCGTGAGGATCTTGTCGCATTTCATGATGTCCAGGCGAATGCGCGCGACCCGGGAATTGGCCTTGTCGTTGATGAACAGGTATTTGCCGTCGTACTTACCATCGGTCATGGAGATGTGTGGGTGGTGGCAGTCGCCGTTCTGGTATTTGGCGCTGTCACCCAGGATGCGCTTGCTTTCGTTGGTCAGGCCCCAACCGGTGGCCGAATCGACGTTGAACACCGGGATGCGCATCAGCTCACGCATCGACGGCACGCCCAGCACCCGCACCTCGCCCTGATGGCCACCGCTCCAGAAACCATAGTATTCGTCCAGCTCACCGGGGCCGACATGGACCTTGGACTTGGCCTCCTTGGCCGCTGCCGCCCAGGACTCACGGGTGAACGTCCCGGCGCCCAGCGCCGTGGCACCGGCCAATACCGCGCCAGTAACGGCACCGGTGCCCAGGAAACTGCGCCGGCTGACGCCCCGGGGTTCTTCCACCGCGCCAGGGGTTGGGGTTTTCTTGTCGCTCATGCTGTGTGCTCCATGAAGAATGAAAGAATCAAGGGACAGATCATTGGGGTGCCTCAAGGCGCCGGGGTCACCTGCACCACGGGAATCAATTGCGGATCGGCCGCGGTCGCCTTGCCGCGCTTCTTGCGCTTGTTGATCAGCGGCGGGCATTTGTTTTCGTTGTGGTAAGTCATCTGGCAATCGAGGCAGTAATGGCATTCGTTGGCATTGATCCGGCCATCGGGATGAATCGCCTGGATCTCGCATTCCTTGGCGCACAGCTGGCAAGGGTTGCCACATTCCTTGCGCCGCTTTAGCCAGTCGAACAGGCGCAACCGGGTCGGCACCGCCAGGGCCGCGCCCAATGGGCAGACGTAGCGGCAATAGACTTTGCGGGTAAACAGATTGATCACCAGCAGGCCCACCGCGTACGCGACGAACCACCACTGGCGGTCGAACCTGAGGGTGATGGCGGTCTTGAAGGGTTCCACTTCGGCCAGCCGTTCAGCGGTGGCCATCGACTCCAGCGAGACACCGAACAGCACCAGCAAAATGATGTATTTGATCGCCCACAGTCGCTCGTGAACGGCGAATGGCAGCTCGTATTGCGGCACCTTGAACTTGCGCGCCAGCTCGTTGATCAGCTCCTGCAGCGCGCCGAACGGACACAACCAGCCGCAGAACACCCCGCGTCCCCAGAGCAGAATGCTGCCAGCGGTGAACACCCAGAGGATGAAAATCAGCGGGTCAGTGAGGAACAGTTCCCAGCGAAAGCCTTCGAACAGTGCGTGGACGAAGGTCAGTACATTGACCACCGACAGCTGCGCCAGCCCATAGCCCCCGAGAAACACCACGGTGAACACCAGGTAGCCCCGGCGCACCCAATGCAGCAGTTGCGGACGCCGGGCCAGCGCATCCTGGAGGAACAGGATGGTAGTGAGCACCAGCAGGGCCACGCCCAGCACCGTGATCTCGACACCTTTCTGATACCAGAGCGTCAGCCACAGCGGCCGGTTGGCTTCTTCGGCCGCAGCCAGTTGTTCGGCCGTGGGCAATGGCCGTTCCAGGTACGGTTCCGGCAATTGATAGGCCAACTCGAAGCTGCTGAAGAGGCCACTGACCGGTCCGGTCTGGCGGCGCACCAGCAACTCCAGGCTCCAGGGGGAACCCGGGTCGAAATGGTGTGCGGCGCGGACGATGAAGATCGCCATTTCGTCGAACTCGGGCATGTCCTCGGCGGCCACGTCATCCAGGCGCTGGAAGTCCATGTCACGGAAGCTGATAGCATCGCCGAACTGGCGCAGCAGCACCCGATCGAAAATGCCGCCACGGACATACCCCGAGCCCTTGAAGGAATAACGCCCGCTGCCCATCACGGCAATGGCCTGCTCGCCCGGCTTGAGTTCGCTCATCAACGTGCGGTATTGGCTGTCACCGAGCAGGTTGCGGCCAATGGTGGGCGGGTTCAGGTGAGTGACGTACAAGTCGATGAAGGTGTCGTCTGTCTGCTCGGCGCTGGCGACCTCGACCTGCTCGGCAGCGGTCCCTTTGAAAGAGGCGTCTACTTGGCCGCGCGTCAGATGCAAGCGGCGCACGGCGCCATTGCCGGTCAGCGTCTTCCAGTCGGCAGGTTCGTAGAGGTCCTCACGCACGCGGGCCGGTGCCACGGCCAACCCCGCATTGCCCTTGACCAGGCCCAGGGACACCGCAACGTCGTGGGCGGCGCGCATGATGACTTCGTTGACCACCATCGCCGTCACGGTCGCGCCAGCAATCGCATCCACCGTCACCGCATTCGTGTCACTGGAATGCCCGACCACCACCCGCTGACTGACGTTGATCCCGCTGTAGCGGGCGCTGAAATCATGGAGTTTTTGCTCCGGGATGCCGACCAGCAAAATCGGCTCATGGTGTTCCAGCACGTAGGCGTCGAGGATCACACCGGCCGGATCGAGGATCACCTGGAGATTGATCGGCTTGCCTGAGTAAGCGGGAATGTCCACCACGTCCAGGCTTTGGAACACATAACCCAGGACCTTGCCCGCCGCGGACAGCTTGCGCACCTTGAAGGCGCCTTCGGGTTCGGAGATCGAATCGGTCTGGCTCAGGACATGGTGGATACGCTGTTGCTGAATCTCACCATAGTCCTTGGCCTGGGCCAGGCCCACGAACAAAAGCAGGAGAACGAACAGCACGGGGAGCCAGGAGCGGGACGGGTGCAGCATCACAAAGGGAGGGGTCATGGACGCCAGGGCTTAAGGACAGGATCTTGGCGATCATGGTAGAGCCCGCCACCCTGCCCGGCCCTTGATTGAAATCAACTTGAGGACATGTACTCCTCCGCCCCAGCCAAAACCGGTGGCCAGGCTTTTCTCATCTCTTGGGCCTGGATTAATTTGCGTTCACACAGCGCAGGGAACTCTTTGTAACGGTGGAACCACTCATCGATTCGACAATGTGTTTGAAGGATAAAGGGCTTCGTCATCCACTCCAGTTTTCCAGTACGCCAAGTCATTCACGTGCCTCGCCGAACGTTACGAAGATAATTGCTGCCCTACCTGATAATTGCATTGCACCGACGCAATAAATTGCCAACTTCGACTGTTATAACAAAGACTTAACATGACTAAGGGCTTATGGATGAGAATTTTGATTGTCGGTGGCGGAATCGCCGGTTTTTCCATGGCCAGGGCGCTTGAGCTCAAAGGCTACCAGGCAGATTTGGTTGAACGCCGCCCTGACGAAACCTCTGGTGACTCAGGACTGTTTCTGCCGGGAAACGCTGGCCGTGCGCTCAAGCAACTGGGCCTGCTCGACCGTGTTCAAAGTGCCGCCGCCGTCATCCGCACCCAAAGCATCCTCGACAAAAACGGCAGGCAATTATCTGTGACACAGACCCAAGACGTGTGGGGATCATGTGGGCCCTGCCTCTCACTTCCTCGCGCTGGATTGCACGGCATTCTGCGTCAATCCTTGTCTCGGACTCAGCTACGTTTTGAATTGGCGGTAGAAGCAATCGAGCAATCAGCCACGACATGCCAGGTGAACTTTTCCGATGGCTCATCCGCCACTTATGACATTGTCATCGGTGCTGACGGTATTGGTTCATCGGTACGCAGCATGCTGTTCCCGGCGATCAATCCGACCTACGTCGGCAATGTCAGCTGGCGTTTCATAACGCGTAACACCACAGCAATTGATAGCTGGACGGCGATGCTGGGTCATCGCAAAGCTTTGCTCGCAATTCCGGTAAACGCCAATGACATCTATGTATACGCCGATACCGCGCTCGCCTTCCAGGACATTCAGAGCACAACTGCGCAAGCATCGCTGCCAGCACTGTTCAACGATTTTTCCGGTCCTATTTTGCCGCTCATTACGCAGATACCTGCCAGCACTCTGGTGCATTTCAGCAAAATAGAACAAGTCGTCATGGACGATTGGGTAAAGGGACGTGTTGTGCTCATTGGCGATGCGGCTCACGCAGCCTCACCGAGTATGGCGCAGAACGCGGGCATGGCGCTTGAGGATGCGCTGGTATTGGCAGAGTCGATAGCCGCAGCAGAGAGCCCAGATGGCGCGCTCGCGACTTACACCGCCAGACGCAGACACCGCGTTGAATGGACGCAAAAGCAATGCGCAGCCCGGGATAAAATGCGGGCGTGGCCGACTCCGATGCGCAACGCCGTCCTCAAGGTGTTCGGTAACAGATTGTATGCACGGAGTTACTCGCCTTTGGCGGCGCCCCTTTGACTGAAGATTCGGGGCAACGAATGGCTGCTCGACATGGGAACCCGCAGAGAGCCTGGAACCACTCATTGGATTTGATACTAAGGTGGTGATCACAATGGGTGGTAACTGTATTTCCCGCGTGCGCAACAATCACATGGACGCCACCACGGTAGATCCATCACCGCCCGAGCCGGCTACCGGCCCCGCGGCTCATCCACACGATGCGCAAGATACCGCAAGAGACTCATCCTTAACTCGACCGCATGCCCCTGCGAACCATCCACGTGCGTCACTCTTGACGGGCATTCAGTTTGAACATTCATCTGCAGGCCACTCACTTCGGCCCAGCCCTTTGAGCAATGTTCCGCCAGAAATGCTTCTTGAGGTGGCCAGTCATTTGCCTGCGCAAGACAAGGCTGCGCTCGCCAGCACAGCGCGCGCTTATCACCAGACCTTACCCACCGCCGGCCGGGAGCATAAACAATTGCAGGAATTGTTCCGCCAGTTCAATGCTGGTCGTGGACGCGCTACCCCCAGGCAATAGACGATGCCTTTAGGTTATTAGCCTCACCCCTCCACCCTGCAGATCATGAAAAACTGAGTCGCCGCCTGACAGCCTATTTGCAACGCCAACTTTCAGAATTAAGCACCGGCACTCGAGACGTTGAGCACTTGAAAAAAACGATCGAGCAGTCTCTATCATTAATTGATACTTCACCCCGTCAAAGCATGAGGCTCGCGAGCGCAATTTCGCCGTTATTGAATCTCACACGTGCGCCGGCCTTGGCCGCTACAGGCTTAGCCGCATCAAGCAAGTTGCGCGATGTCGTCACGTCGGCCCAGCCGATGAGAATGACGACAACAACAAAAGACCAGATGGCCTGGACCTTGAGGAATATGAATCTACATGGGTTGCAACACCTACCCGAGCAAGAGCTAGGCGCCGCGCTCGAGCAACATGTAAACGCAATGGAAAACTTGTATGCAACGAACTACACACCCTCGTTGCCTATGTTCAACCCGCTATCTTCCGCGACCCGAGAAGTTTCCTTTGCGCCTGCCCCACAGCAAGCTGGGCTTAAGGCCAGACTGGATCAGCTTCAACGCTGGGCCAGATAGACAGATCGGCGCGCATAAAGGGCATCTGAGGCTAAAAATACAGGGTGATGCCGATCATCCTGGCGCCTTACATTTAGCCAGGTATTTACAGCGTTAAAAATGCCCCGCCATTTTGCTGCGACACAAAAAAACGCTTGGCATAAATGCCAAGCGCATACTCATAGCCCTCACTGCTGCCTATCGACATCATCCGAGACGCGTGAATCAGACAGGATTCTCCGTCGCACCGCCCCCCTCTCGGAGTCTACGATGCTCCAGCGCGCGGTCCGTTATTTCTCTCGCCGTAGTGACAGCGTCTCGCGCCAGCGCCTTGCCGGCCTCGAGAGTTGCATCAGCAACTTCCTGCGCTTTGGCGGGAACGTCCTCTTGCAATACTTTTACAGCCGCATCGCTGAGGGGCTCGGTTGCAATACCGGCCACCCCATAAGCACCAAAAGTAAGCGCCGACATGGCGAGGTTAACCGTGTGGTCCACCACAGCGACCTCTCCTGGCCCCAGACCTTTCTGGGTTGCCAGATCTCTCGCCGCACCACGAGCCAGCGATGCCAAAGCGAAGCCGCCGCCCAGTACGCCCGCGTTGGAAACCATACTTGGAAAGGACAACGCGCCACTCAAAGCCGATGCCGTATCGGTAATAACGTCCAGGGGAACCCTGGCCAGACGTTTGGCACCGTTTGCCATCGGGCTCAGTGTTGTACTTTCTTTCAGCGCTTGATATTGGGTCTTCCAGTCGGTACGACCTAAAAGATAGGCGGGCCCGGCACGATGGGCCTGCAAGTCGTTTTTGTTCATAAGATGGGCATAACCTGCGCCGGCAGCCAAACCTCCCGCCGAGGCGATAGCCGTATCAACCGCCGAGGCAGCCTTCGGCCCGACGGTGGCATTCATGAGCCCGGCCACCCCCAAACGCACAGCATTGCGAGCACTGAAGGTCTGCCAGGACAGCGCAGCCTCCCCAGCGTTACTCACCCTGGTTTCCTCCTTTTTGCTGGTCAGGGCTTGCTGCATCACCGGCTCCAAGGTTTCCGGCGGCGGTTTTAGCCAATAAGTGTCGTGCGTGGCTCTCGCCAGCAGACCACCGCCTACTGCATCCATCGCACCGGAAAAAGAGCCCGCCACAAAGCCGGTCAAGGCTGGATTATCGGCAACATGAGCCGTCACCTCGGGCACCTTGTCCAAAATAACCGAGGCCGCCGCAAAGGGTACGGAAGCCACCGCACCTTGTATCGGAGCCGTGACACGATCCATCCGCGCCGCTTTTTCGAGCAACGCCTCGAGCGTCTCCGGCGTCTCTCCCATTTCTTTCAATTCAACGGCGCGATCATGAATCAGGGCATTGATGGCCTCATGGTTCTCAGCCGTCCTGTGGGGTTCGAACAGGTCGTCAAGTTTGTCCTTCAACGCGGCCAGCTCTGGAGAGTTGTCTCCATTAACAGACGATACGTTCCCGGTTCGCTCCAGATGCGTTGATCGCGCATCGTTAACGTGATGGCTCTCTAGTGTGCGCAGTGGCACGGGGGAGCCGGCTCTATTGATATCCATGAGGTGCTACTCCTTACATGCGGGTTTATGTTCTGCACAAACGCGACGTGTCTATCAGCCAGGCAGTTGGCCTCTGCCGCTCGCAATGATCTCGGCGAATTGCAATACGTTGGCCGGATAACCGGGATCCCCTACTCCTCCGGTATCCGCCAAATCGTTGCGATTCACCTTGTCGGGGCCGGAGTTATAGGCGCGCAGTCCTGCGCCGATGTCACCACCGAAAGCACTGGTCTGATCGCGCAAATAGAGGGCCCCCGCCATGATGTTGTCCCGGGGGTTGTTGACGTCGGCATTGCCAAGCAGCGCCGGATTGTCCCTCTTCAATTGAGCGAAGGTGTCGGCGTTGACTTGCATCAAGCCAGCGTCGGTCTTGCCGTTGACATTGGTGCTGCTGGAATTCAGGTTGCCTCTGGACTCCGCCCAGATCTGCCCTGCTATCACGTTGCCTGGAACACCCGTAGCATTGGAGGCATCCACGATATCCTGGCGATACGGCTCCAGTTGCGCGGGCAAGTGCAACTCACCCTGACCGCTCAAGGCCGGACTGCCTGCCACACCACCGGCCTGGGCATTGTTGACTCCACCGCCTGGCGCAGCGGAACCGCCCGGTTGGGCCATCAACGTGTTGTGGGGTTGAGGCCCCGGTTGGGCAATCCCACCTCCCCCGGCCCCTTCCTGTTGATTCATCAAGGAATGGAGCCACTGCATGATGGCCTTCATGATGACTTCCATCAGTTGCATCATCAGGTCGGTTGGTTCGGCATTACTCTTCTGTGCAGACACAGGCCCGTTAGGCACCTCCGAAGGCGGGCCGAAATTGATCGGCCGCTCAGGGCGAGCCGCGAACATATCGCCAGCCACCGCGGGATCTGAACCGGCGTGCCGACTAAACCGCTCGTTGTGGTTTTCAGGCGCAAGGAGCGCGTCGGGGGTGGGGCTACGAATGGGAGAGATAGACAGGCTCAAATTCAATGCTCCAGGTTCGCTGATACAGTGGCGATCGGTTCGAGGGCGTAGTGCTCAGGCAAAGCGGTTTGATGCATGGACTGCGAAACAGGGCCGGTATCGAACAATCGCCTCATCAGTCGAACAAACTGACGTTTGGCTGAAGGCGATTTTTCGATGAGCGCCCTGGTCGTTTCCTGCAACGCCAGCTCAATGCCGGTTGGCCTGAATACAAGCAATGTTCGGCTGCAAGCCAGGTTCGCGTGCACATTCCCGGCGCTTACCGATGACGTCTCGAGTGTCCAGTTCGGAACCCGTGCAATAGCCTGTCCGGCCTTCGAACTGTCATCAGGACCCTGGATGTAAGCGATGCAAATTCGCATACCGGGCACTCCGTGAAGAAGGGATCTAAATAATGCGTGGAGCCAGAGGCGAAAGAGGTTCCCTGTTCTTATCGCCGTGACGCAGGTTCGCTCGGGCTCAGTACTCGCTGGAGACTCGCCGCTTGAGTTGCTCGCGGGCCCGCGACAGGCGCGAACGCACCGTACCAACCGGTATATCCAGCCGAGCGGCGGTCTCCAGGTAATTACCTTCCATTTCCATCGCGACCCGAATCACCTCCTCCATATTCGGCGGCAAGGTTTCCATCGCACGAAAGACTCGCACCAGCTGACGCAAGCCACTGACCTCGGACACAACATCGCGACTGTCGGCCATTTCCAATACGCCGCATTCTTGCAGGTCGTCATGAAACGGCTGGTTGTAGAGGCGCCTGAAATGACTGCGAATGAGGTTGAATGCAATGCCGCAGAGCCAGGTCAGCAGCAGCGAATCGTGCCGGAACTTGTGCTCGTTACGTAGCGCTTCGAGGAAGGTTGCCTGGAGCAGATCCTCCGCATCATCAGGGTTCGCTACCTTTGCCCTGATAAACAACCGCACCTTCTGCACCATCCTGCGGTCGAGCTGACGAAGGAGAGAAGCCGGAGCCGGATACGTGATCGAGTTGATTACACACATGGACAATA is a window from the Pseudomonas brassicacearum genome containing:
- the nosZ gene encoding TAT-dependent nitrous-oxide reductase — encoded protein: MSDKKTPTPGAVEEPRGVSRRSFLGTGAVTGAVLAGATALGAGTFTRESWAAAAKEAKSKVHVGPGELDEYYGFWSGGHQGEVRVLGVPSMRELMRIPVFNVDSATGWGLTNESKRILGDSAKYQNGDCHHPHISMTDGKYDGKYLFINDKANSRVARIRLDIMKCDKILTVPNVQAIHGLRLQKVPYTKYVFANGEFVIPHPNDGHTFDLQDKNSFTMFNAIDAEKMEMAFQVIVDGNLDNTDADYTGKYAASTCYNSEKAYDLGGMMRNERDWVVVYNIPRIEAAIKAGKFITLDGSKVPVVDGRKTDGKDSEFTRYIPVPKNPHGLNTSSDGKYFIANGKLSPTVSMIAIDRLDDLFADRFKDPREVIVAEPELGLGPLHTTFDGRGNAYTTLFIDSQVVKWNMEEAIRAYKGEKVNYIKQKLDVQYQPGHNHASLTETSEADGKWLVVLCKFSKDRFLPTGPLHPENDQLIDISGEEMKLVHDGPAFAEPHDCILARRDQIKTQKIWSRNDPFFAGTVALAKKDGINLETDNKVIRDGNKVRVYMTSMAPAYGLTEFTVKQGNEVTVTITNIDQIEDVTHGFVMTNHGASMEISPQQTSSITFTADKAGLHWYYCSWFCHALHMEMVGRMLVERA
- a CDS encoding ABC transporter ATP-binding protein — protein: MNVVEIEGVSQHYGDVAVLRGLNLNLAQGEVLGLFGHNGAGKTTTMKLILGLLRASEGQVRVFGREPSDPDVRQLLGYLPENVMFYPQLSGLETLRHFARLKGAAPEQVERLLEEVGLTDAARRRVRTYSKGMRQRLGLAQALLGRPRLLLLDEPTVGLDPIATQDLYQLLDRLRWQGTSIILCSHVLPGVEAHINRAAILTQGRLLALGSLARLREDAGLPTLIRASGLTRSAQLLQRWRSEGHVTQGWGAEGLQVSAPDGSKLVLLRQLLAQDNPTDVEIKPPSLEDLYRHYMVRAAAEEARQ
- a CDS encoding nitrous oxide reductase family maturation protein NosD, with the protein product MTGNTQQPAGHARRPVIALVLCLLSGGAFGAPQPITNLPLQAEGEQQWRLPAGQYPGSFSIDQPMTLTCAPDAVFQGQGEGNGLIIRAPNVQVQGCTFLDWGHDLTAMNAAVFIQPAAQGAVVRANRMQGQGFGIWVDGTRDVSLIDNRIQGDPSLRSQDRGNGIHLYAVHGARVIGNQVRETRDGIYIDTSSGNLLQGNVLEDLRYGVHYMFANDNRLLDNVTRRTRTGYALMQSRQLTVIGNRSEQDQNYGILMNYITYSTLRDNFVTDVRDGSTGDTMITGAEGKALFIYNSLFNRIEGNHFERSAVGIHLTAGSEDNRIAGNAFVHNQRQVKYVATRLQEWSADGRGNYWSDYLGWDRNGDGAGDVAYEPNDNVDRLLWLYPQVRLLMNSPGIELLRWVQRAFPVMKSPGVMDSHPLMETPVHPPSRNSAQEDAS
- a CDS encoding ABC transporter permease, which translates into the protein MNPVWNMARKEFSDGLRNRWLLAISLLFAVLAIGIAWLGAAASGQLGFTSVPATVASLASLATFLMPLIALLLAYDAIVGEDESGTLLLLLTYPLGRGQLLLGKFVGHGLILTLATVIGFGCAMLAIGLLVDDIELSLLLWAFGRFMLSTTLLGWGFLGLAYVLSALSAEKSTAAGLALGVWFFFVLVFDLVLLALLVLSEGRFSPDLLPWLLLFNPTDVYRLINLSGFDSASNGAAVLTLGSDLPVSGPWLWLCLGLWVALPLWLAYQLFNRRCP
- the nosR gene encoding transcriptional regulator NosR, producing MTPPFVMLHPSRSWLPVLFVLLLLFVGLAQAKDYGEIQQQRIHHVLSQTDSISEPEGAFKVRKLSAAGKVLGYVFQSLDVVDIPAYSGKPINLQVILDPAGVILDAYVLEHHEPILLVGIPEQKLHDFSARYSGINVSQRVVVGHSSDTNAVTVDAIAGATVTAMVVNEVIMRAAHDVAVSLGLVKGNAGLAVAPARVREDLYEPADWKTLTGNGAVRRLHLTRGQVDASFKGTAAEQVEVASAEQTDDTFIDLYVTHLNPPTIGRNLLGDSQYRTLMSELKPGEQAIAVMGSGRYSFKGSGYVRGGIFDRVLLRQFGDAISFRDMDFQRLDDVAAEDMPEFDEMAIFIVRAAHHFDPGSPWSLELLVRRQTGPVSGLFSSFELAYQLPEPYLERPLPTAEQLAAAEEANRPLWLTLWYQKGVEITVLGVALLVLTTILFLQDALARRPQLLHWVRRGYLVFTVVFLGGYGLAQLSVVNVLTFVHALFEGFRWELFLTDPLIFILWVFTAGSILLWGRGVFCGWLCPFGALQELINELARKFKVPQYELPFAVHERLWAIKYIILLVLFGVSLESMATAERLAEVEPFKTAITLRFDRQWWFVAYAVGLLVINLFTRKVYCRYVCPLGAALAVPTRLRLFDWLKRRKECGNPCQLCAKECEIQAIHPDGRINANECHYCLDCQMTYHNENKCPPLINKRKKRGKATAADPQLIPVVQVTPAP